A DNA window from Nerophis lumbriciformis linkage group LG03, RoL_Nlum_v2.1, whole genome shotgun sequence contains the following coding sequences:
- the LOC133575091 gene encoding LOW QUALITY PROTEIN: patched domain-containing protein 3-like (The sequence of the model RefSeq protein was modified relative to this genomic sequence to represent the inferred CDS: inserted 1 base in 1 codon; deleted 2 bases in 1 codon), producing MQHQDRYIKLNFLGACMALDGRREAGNRHWLTCAVVPEDSSSKCLDMCCVGGSYDRTTGKEETGLMSLVFERFYAPFLTHKYTKAYCVWVIYAVYLAVSIYGCTTLKEGLDLRNLALDESYMRHYYDDQGEYFSEDNYNVMVACVSNFESLDYVNNTFGWFGSFVRYANANNLSDGSQDLXQFSSDFNRSANDKVEASRFFLQLRNEASAKDLVTGLRRVADECPVHLLVYHPAFVYFDQYTVILPSTIQSILVAGGVVLLVSFLLIPSPRSCVCVALAVCSVMSLWSVNLDSVSMINLLMCIGFSVDFSAHISHAFIAIPETDADGKATDALARLGWPIVQGALSTILGVVALSLSRSYLFRTFFKIVFPVITFGLLHSLVLIPFFLTVFKYRITK from the exons ATGCAGCATCAGGACAG atatattaaACTCAACTTCCTGGGGGCTTGCATGGCTCTCGACGGACGGAGGGAAGCGGGGAACAGGCATTGGCTGACCTGTGCCGTGGTCCCGGAGGATTCCTCCTCGAAATGCTTGGATATGTGTTGTGTGGGCGGGAGCTACGATCGAACCACAGGCAAAGAGGAAACCGGACTGATGAGTCTCGTTTTCGAGCGTTTTTACGCACCATTTCTGACCCACAAATACACGAAGGCATACTGC GTGTGGGTCATCTACGCGGTTTACCTTGCAGTTAGCATCTACGGCTGTACCACCCTAAAGGAAGGACTGGATCTACGTAACCTAGCTCTGGATGAGTCCTACATGCGTCATTACTACGACGACCAGGGTGAGTATTTCTCAGAGGACAACTACAACGTGATGGTGGCA tgcgttTCTAATTTTGAAAGCCTGGACTACGTGAACAACACCTTCGGTTGGTTCGGGTCCTTTGTGCGCTACGCAAATGCGAACAACCTTAGCGACGGATCTCAAGACC TCCAATTCAGTTCGGACTTCAACCGGTCTGCCAACGACAAGGTTGAGGCCTCTCGTTTTTTCCTTCAGCTGCGCAACGAGGCGTCGGCTAAAGACCTGGTGACTGGACTCAGGCGGGTAGCAGACGAGTGTCCAGTTCACCTACTGGTGTATCATCCTGCTTTTGTGTACTTCGACCAATACACGGTtattttaccgagtactatacaAAGCATCCTGGTGGCGGGGGGTGTGGTTCTACTCGTGTCGTTTCTCTTGATTCCCAGCCCGCGTTCTTGCGTATGTGTGGCGTTGGCCGTCTGCTCAGTCATGTCCCTGTGGAGTGTCAACCTGGACTCCGTTTCCATGATCAACCTGCTCATGTGCATCGGGTTCTCCGTGGATTTCTCCGCACATATTTCCCACGCGTTCATCGCCATCCCCGAGACGGACGCCGATGGGAAAGCCACGGATGCCTTGGCCCGTTTAGGTTGGCCAATCGTGCAAGGAGCTCTGTCGACTATTTTGGGAGTGGTGGCCCTGTCTTTATCCCGTAGCTATCTGTTTAGAACGTTTTTCAAGATAGTCTTTCCAGTCATTACATTCGGGCTACTTCATAGTTTGGTGTTGATTCCGTTCTTTTTGACCGTATTCAAATATCGTATAACAAAATAG
- the yme1l1b gene encoding ATP-dependent zinc metalloprotease YME1L1b translates to MFSLSTTVQPQVTVPLSHLLNVLHALKNSVGSSSTISKSRLPSDHVPQSELHNPEPLWNLRELGLSDLGAQQLKELQMRVLPCLNPQETPPALATAGQTVWRTSHLSTHSFFVNKHGFSSQMSAPIFVRQNPGPLHSICTELHHTSVCLQRRGFKTLRSRSKRQQSAYERPVEFESFPPSFMKGFLARDKGIDAESLDSRAKSGNLPDGQPDSFSRGFTEGFLKAQNLTQRTQDSQRRNRLILLALVLVGLYGISKTPFLSVRFRTTTGLDSSVDPVHLKNVTFEHVKGVEEAKNELQDVVEFLKKPQKFTALGGKLPKGVLLVGPPGTGKTLLARAVAGEADVPFYYASGSEFDEMFVGVGASRIRNLFREAKANAPCVIFIDELDSVGGKRIESPMHPYSRQTINQLLAEMDGFKTNEGVIIIGATNFPEALDNALIRPGRFDMQVTVPKPDVKGRTEILNWYLKKIKVDPAIEAKIIARGTVGFSGADLENLVNQAALKAAVDGKDMVTLKELEFAKDKILMGPERRSAEIDKKNKIITAYHESGHAIVAYYTKDAMPINKATIMPRGPSLGHVSMLPDDDRWSETRAQLLAQMDVSMGGRVAEEIIFGHEYITTGASSDFDSATKIAKMMATRFGMCEKLGVMTYTDMTEQSPETQAAVENEIRMLLRESYERAKALLKSHAKEHKNLADALLSYETLDAKEIQLVLEGKTLETR, encoded by the exons CCCCTGTGGAACCTACGGGAACTTGGCCTGTCAGACCTGGGTGCCCAGCAGTTGAAGGAGCTGCAGATGAGAGTGTTGCCGTGTCTGAATCCACAGGAAACACCACCTGCGTTAGCCACTGCTGGTCAGACAGTCTGGAGAACATCCCACCTTTCCACACACTCTTTTTTTGTAAACAAGCACG GATTCTCAAGTCAAATGTCAGCCCCCATTTTTGTCAGGCAGAACCCTGGTCCTCTTCATTCAATCTGCACAGAGCTGCACCACACCTCAG TGTGCCTCCAGCGCAGAGGCTTTAAAACGTTGAGGAGCAGAAGCAAAAGACAGCAGTCCGCCTACGAGCGCCCAGTAGAGTTTGAGAGTTTTCCTCCGTCTTTCATGAAG GGCTTCCTAGCACGTGACAAGGGGATCGACGCGGAAAGTCTTGACAGTCGAGCGAAAAGCGGGAACCTACCTGATGGACAGCCCGATTCTTTTAGCCGAGGCTTCACTGAGGGGTTTCTTAAAGCTCAAAATCTGACACAACGCACACAAG ACTCCCAGAGAAGGAATCGTCTCATTCTGTTGGCGTTGGTTCTTGTTGGGCTCTACGGCATCTCAAAGACACCATTCTTATCGG TGCGGTTCCGAACCACAACAGGCCTGGACTCCTCAGTGGATCCCGTCCATTTGAAAAATGTGACATTTGAGCACGTCAAAGGTGTGGAGGAAGCGAAGAACGAGCTGCAGGATGTGGTGGAGTTCCTGAAAAAACCCCAGAAGTTCACAGCCTTGGGAGGGAAACTGCCAAAAG GTGTCCTTCTAGTGGGTCCACCGGGGACTGGTAAGACCCTACTGGCCAGAGCGGTAGCAGGAGAGGCGGACGTCCCTTTTTACTATGCCTCGGGGTCGGAGTTTGATGAGATgtttgttggagttggagccagccGCATCCGGAACCTTTTCA GGGAGGCTAAAGCTAATGCTCCTTGTGTGATCTTTATCGACGAACTGGACAGTGTGGGTGGGAAAAGGATCGAGTCCCCAATGCACCCTTATTCCAGACAGACCATCaaccaactgcttgctgagatgGATGG GTTCAAAACAAATGAAGGGGTCATCATTATTGGAGCCACCAACTTCCCAGAGGCCTTAGATAA tgcccTCATCCGCCCGGGGAGATTTGACATGCAGGTCACTGTCCCCAAACCAGATGTGAAAGGACGCACAGAGATCCTCAACTGGTACCTAAAGAAGATTAAAGTGGACCCAG cTATCGAGGCCAAGATTATTGCACGGGGCACGGTGGGATTCTCCGGCGCAGACTTGGAAAACCTGGTGAACCAGGCTGCCCTCAAGGCCGCAGTCGATGGTAAAGACATGGTCACCTTGAAAGAGCTGGAGTTTGCCAAAGACAAAATCTTGATGG GCCCAGAGAGAAGGAGTGCGGAAATTGACAAAAAGAACAAGATCATCACAGCGTACCATGAATCAGGCCATGCCATCGTAGCTTATTATACCAAAGACGCCATGCCCATCAACAAGGCTACCATCATGCCGCGAGGCCCAAGTCTGGGACAT GTGTCCATGCTGCCAGATGATGATCGCTGGAGCGAGACGCGTGCTCAGTTACTCGCTCAGATGGACGTCAGCATGGGCGGGCGCGTGGCAGAGGAGATCATATTTGGCCACGAGTACATCACAACAG GAGCATCCAGTGATTTTGATAGCGCCACCAAGATCGCTAAGATGATGGCGACCAGATTTGGAATGTGCGAAAAG CTGGGTGTGATGACCTACACTGACATGACTGAGCAGAGTCCAGAAACTCAGGCGGCTGTGGAGAACGAAATCAGGATGTTGCTGAGG GAGTCCTACGAGCGAGCCAAGGCCCTCCTGAAGTCTCACGCCAAAGAGCACAAGAACCTCGCTGACGCGCTGCTCTCCTACGAGACGCTGGATGCCAAAGAGATCCAGCTGGTCTTGGAGGGAAAGACTCTGGAGACCAGATGA